A genomic region of Glycine max cultivar Williams 82 chromosome 15, Glycine_max_v4.0, whole genome shotgun sequence contains the following coding sequences:
- the LOC100814055 gene encoding myosin-binding protein 7 isoform X1, with protein sequence MAGKRIKCSVISRSKSDVTAMKDMLCVQQQLLEKLYAELDEEREASATATSEALDMILRLQGEIALVKMEASHYKRVAEEKIGHAEVSLEAFEEIMYQKEVQIASLEFQVHAYRHKLMSLGCELEEDLLLLNRSDQRNGENGGQSSTVRRLQSMPAIQFLSSLRAAAKRGRSPSPVLDVIPKIMEESTTDKEVAQPGSGTLDSYLNQIKELNEQVRVISDCAEGEKSANLRSRRGRSCSILPHASAKMACDQTHRLISTNLDEVSQGESTPNRGVANDSPRILNVHDVYEVPQTSENHEVSEHGGKRFEKWNSDAENRLTKPDSVSEGMVESPLKHDAEKKKGMFKVHGEIKTPCLRDMMMTIIGQKEGMGVDCNSQAEFQKLNQRIERLERERISARQEITHEGNGEEQLRLLKDIQSQLQMIQSEMRCLETKKTTPKNDVYLAPLQEAMLHFWL encoded by the exons ATGGCAGGAAAAAGAATAAAGTGTTCTGTGATATCTAGAAGTAAAAGTGATGTAACAGCAATGAAGGACATGCTTTGTGTGCAGCAGCAACTTCTGGAAAAGCTATATGCTGAATTGGATGAGGAAAGAGAAGCTTCAGCCACTGCAACAAGTGAAGCACTGGACATGATACTGCGTTTGCAGGGAGAGATAGCCCTGGTGAAGATGGAGGCAAGTCACTACAAGAGAGTGGCAGAGGAGAAGATAGGCCATGCTGAGGTCTCTCTTGAGGCTTTTGAGGAAATAATGTATCAGAAGGAAGTGCAAATTGCGTCGCTCGAGTTTCAAGTGCATGCTTATAGACACAAACTTATGAGCTTGGGGTGTGAACTCGAAGAGGATCTTTTGTTGTTGAATAGGAGTGATCAAAGAAATGGAGAAAATGGGGGTCAGAGTAGCACTGTTAGAAGGTTACAATCAATGCCCGCAATTCAGTTTCTGAGTTCTTTAAGAGCTGCTGCAAAGAGGGGAAGATCACCTAGTCCAGTTCTTGATGTGATTCCTAAGATAATGGAGGAGAGTACTACTGACAAAGAAGTTGCTCAACCTGGCAGTGGAACTCTTGATTCATATTTGAACCAGATAAAGGAGTTGAATGAACAAGTGAGGGTGATTTCTGATTGTGCTGAAGGAGAAAAGAGTGCAAATTTGAGAAGTAGAAGAGGGAGGTCTTGTTCAATTTTACCGCATGCTAGTGCTAAGATGGCATGTGATCAAACACACAGATTGATCTCTACTAACTTAGATGAAGTGAGTCAAGGTGAAAGTACACCCAATAGAGGAGTAGCTAATGATTCTCCTCGCATCCTTAATGTTCATGATGTGTATGAAGTCCCACAAACTAGTGAAAATCATGAAGTCAGTGAACATGGGGGAAAAAGGTTTGAGAAATGGAATTCTGATGCAGAGAATAGATTAACAAAACCAGATTCTGTGTCTGAGGGAATGGTTGAATCTCCTCTTAAACATGatgcagaaaagaaaaagggtatGTTTAAAGTACATGGTGAAATCAAAACTCCTTGTCTTAGAGATATGATGATGACTATCATTGGCCAGAAAGAGGGGATGGGTGTGGATTGCAATTCTCAAGCTGAGTTTCAAAAGCTGAATCAGAGAATTGAGAGGCTTGAGAGGGAGAGAATTAGTGCAAGGCAAGAGATTACCCATGAAGGGAATGGTGAAGAGCAGTTGAGGCTGTTAAAGGACATACAAAGTCAACTCCAAATGATACAATCGGAGATGAGATgcttggaaaccaaaaaaaccACTCCTAAGAATGATGTGTATTTGGCTCCTCTCCAAGAg GCAATGTTGCACTTTTGGCTTTGA
- the LOC100814055 gene encoding myosin-binding protein 7 isoform X2 has protein sequence MKDMLCVQQQLLEKLYAELDEEREASATATSEALDMILRLQGEIALVKMEASHYKRVAEEKIGHAEVSLEAFEEIMYQKEVQIASLEFQVHAYRHKLMSLGCELEEDLLLLNRSDQRNGENGGQSSTVRRLQSMPAIQFLSSLRAAAKRGRSPSPVLDVIPKIMEESTTDKEVAQPGSGTLDSYLNQIKELNEQVRVISDCAEGEKSANLRSRRGRSCSILPHASAKMACDQTHRLISTNLDEVSQGESTPNRGVANDSPRILNVHDVYEVPQTSENHEVSEHGGKRFEKWNSDAENRLTKPDSVSEGMVESPLKHDAEKKKGMFKVHGEIKTPCLRDMMMTIIGQKEGMGVDCNSQAEFQKLNQRIERLERERISARQEITHEGNGEEQLRLLKDIQSQLQMIQSEMRCLETKKTTPKNDVYLAPLQEAMLHFWL, from the exons ATGAAGGACATGCTTTGTGTGCAGCAGCAACTTCTGGAAAAGCTATATGCTGAATTGGATGAGGAAAGAGAAGCTTCAGCCACTGCAACAAGTGAAGCACTGGACATGATACTGCGTTTGCAGGGAGAGATAGCCCTGGTGAAGATGGAGGCAAGTCACTACAAGAGAGTGGCAGAGGAGAAGATAGGCCATGCTGAGGTCTCTCTTGAGGCTTTTGAGGAAATAATGTATCAGAAGGAAGTGCAAATTGCGTCGCTCGAGTTTCAAGTGCATGCTTATAGACACAAACTTATGAGCTTGGGGTGTGAACTCGAAGAGGATCTTTTGTTGTTGAATAGGAGTGATCAAAGAAATGGAGAAAATGGGGGTCAGAGTAGCACTGTTAGAAGGTTACAATCAATGCCCGCAATTCAGTTTCTGAGTTCTTTAAGAGCTGCTGCAAAGAGGGGAAGATCACCTAGTCCAGTTCTTGATGTGATTCCTAAGATAATGGAGGAGAGTACTACTGACAAAGAAGTTGCTCAACCTGGCAGTGGAACTCTTGATTCATATTTGAACCAGATAAAGGAGTTGAATGAACAAGTGAGGGTGATTTCTGATTGTGCTGAAGGAGAAAAGAGTGCAAATTTGAGAAGTAGAAGAGGGAGGTCTTGTTCAATTTTACCGCATGCTAGTGCTAAGATGGCATGTGATCAAACACACAGATTGATCTCTACTAACTTAGATGAAGTGAGTCAAGGTGAAAGTACACCCAATAGAGGAGTAGCTAATGATTCTCCTCGCATCCTTAATGTTCATGATGTGTATGAAGTCCCACAAACTAGTGAAAATCATGAAGTCAGTGAACATGGGGGAAAAAGGTTTGAGAAATGGAATTCTGATGCAGAGAATAGATTAACAAAACCAGATTCTGTGTCTGAGGGAATGGTTGAATCTCCTCTTAAACATGatgcagaaaagaaaaagggtatGTTTAAAGTACATGGTGAAATCAAAACTCCTTGTCTTAGAGATATGATGATGACTATCATTGGCCAGAAAGAGGGGATGGGTGTGGATTGCAATTCTCAAGCTGAGTTTCAAAAGCTGAATCAGAGAATTGAGAGGCTTGAGAGGGAGAGAATTAGTGCAAGGCAAGAGATTACCCATGAAGGGAATGGTGAAGAGCAGTTGAGGCTGTTAAAGGACATACAAAGTCAACTCCAAATGATACAATCGGAGATGAGATgcttggaaaccaaaaaaaccACTCCTAAGAATGATGTGTATTTGGCTCCTCTCCAAGAg GCAATGTTGCACTTTTGGCTTTGA